One window of the Staphylococcus equorum genome contains the following:
- a CDS encoding aldo/keto reductase, with protein sequence MLEDVYYLNNGYPMPRVGLGVYKIADEEMAPAVTAALEAGYRAFDTAYFYKNEIALGKSLKQSEIAREDLFLTSKIWNDYQGYDNTIEFFTKSIENLGTDYLDLFLIHWPCEADGLFVETYKAMEKLYEEGKVRAIGVCNFNAHHLEKLMSQTDIVPAVNQIEVHPYFNQHELQTFCNKHDIAVTAWMPLMRNRGLLEHELITDMASRYGKTPAQIVLRWHLSHDRLIIPKSKTPERIKENYDIFDFNLELTDIAEIDRLNCDDRQGNDPDNVRIGSLK encoded by the coding sequence ATGTTAGAAGACGTGTATTATTTAAATAATGGCTATCCAATGCCGAGAGTGGGTCTTGGAGTATATAAAATTGCAGATGAAGAAATGGCACCTGCAGTAACAGCCGCTTTAGAAGCGGGTTACCGTGCATTTGATACTGCTTATTTTTATAAAAATGAAATAGCGTTAGGCAAATCATTAAAACAATCTGAAATAGCGCGCGAAGATTTATTTCTTACATCAAAAATTTGGAATGATTACCAAGGTTATGACAATACAATCGAATTTTTCACAAAATCGATAGAAAACCTAGGGACAGATTATTTAGATTTATTTTTAATACATTGGCCATGTGAAGCGGATGGTTTATTTGTTGAAACTTATAAAGCAATGGAAAAATTATATGAAGAAGGCAAAGTTCGAGCAATTGGTGTCTGTAACTTTAATGCGCACCATTTAGAAAAATTAATGTCGCAAACTGATATCGTACCTGCTGTGAATCAAATAGAGGTGCATCCATACTTTAATCAACATGAACTACAAACTTTTTGTAATAAACATGATATCGCTGTGACAGCATGGATGCCATTGATGAGAAATAGAGGTTTATTAGAACACGAATTGATCACAGATATGGCAAGCCGCTATGGTAAAACACCAGCCCAAATTGTATTGCGTTGGCATTTGTCACATGATCGCTTAATTATTCCGAAATCAAAAACACCAGAACGCATTAAAGAAAATTACGATATTTTCGACTTTAATTTAGAATTGACAGATATTGCTGAGATAGATCGTTTGAATTGTGATGACCGTCAAGGAAATGATCCAGATAATGTACGTATAGGTAGTTTGAAATAA
- a CDS encoding hemolysin family protein produces METVTIINLALFVFLIALTTVFVGSEFSLVKVRATKIEQLVAEGNGNARIVKKMIKNLDYYLSACQLGITVTSLGLGWLGEPTFSKLLHPLFEAVNLPEALTTTISFIVAFIIVTYLHVVLGELAPKTLAIQHTVKVALIYARPLYYFGAIMKPLIWLMNGSSRMIIRMFGVDPDANNDAMSEEEIKIIINNSYNGGEINQTELAYMQNIFSFDERQAKDIMVPRTQMTTLNEPFNVNELLDTIKEHQFTRYPITEDGDKDHVKGFLNVKEFLTEYASGKPIKVGNYIHDLPMISETTRISDALVRMQREHVHISLIIDEYGGTAGILTMEDILEEIVGEIRDEFDDDEVNDVVKVTDSRYQISGRVLLDDLNDELGIEFADSEDIDTIGGWLQAHNTNLQQNDYVDTEYDRWIISEVDNHQIITVLLEVEYNATRPTPEDNEDNEDND; encoded by the coding sequence TTGGAAACTGTGACCATAATAAATTTAGCATTATTTGTTTTTTTAATAGCATTAACAACGGTATTCGTAGGATCGGAATTTTCATTAGTGAAAGTCCGCGCGACAAAAATTGAACAACTCGTAGCAGAAGGCAATGGTAATGCACGTATAGTAAAAAAAATGATTAAAAACTTGGACTACTACTTATCAGCGTGTCAATTGGGTATTACAGTGACATCTTTAGGATTAGGTTGGTTAGGTGAACCGACCTTTAGTAAATTATTACATCCATTATTTGAAGCAGTTAATTTACCTGAAGCCTTAACAACGACAATTTCATTTATTGTCGCATTTATCATTGTGACCTACCTGCACGTAGTACTCGGTGAACTGGCACCAAAAACGTTGGCCATTCAACATACTGTGAAAGTAGCATTGATATATGCTAGACCATTGTATTACTTCGGTGCCATTATGAAACCGTTGATCTGGCTAATGAATGGTTCTTCAAGAATGATTATACGTATGTTCGGTGTAGATCCTGATGCGAATAACGATGCAATGTCAGAAGAAGAAATAAAAATTATAATAAACAATAGCTATAACGGTGGCGAAATAAACCAAACAGAATTGGCTTATATGCAAAACATCTTCTCATTTGATGAGAGACAAGCCAAAGATATCATGGTGCCTCGTACACAAATGACTACATTGAACGAACCCTTTAATGTAAATGAGCTATTAGACACAATTAAAGAACATCAATTTACACGTTACCCGATTACAGAAGATGGGGACAAAGACCATGTAAAAGGTTTTCTTAATGTAAAAGAGTTTTTAACAGAATATGCTTCAGGCAAACCTATTAAAGTAGGTAATTACATTCATGATTTACCAATGATTTCTGAAACAACACGTATTAGCGATGCGTTAGTTCGTATGCAACGTGAACATGTTCATATCAGTTTGATTATTGATGAATATGGTGGTACAGCAGGTATCTTGACGATGGAAGATATTTTAGAAGAAATCGTTGGCGAAATTCGTGATGAATTTGATGACGACGAAGTAAACGATGTTGTAAAAGTAACAGACAGCAGATATCAAATTAGTGGTCGTGTATTATTAGACGATTTAAATGATGAACTCGGCATTGAATTTGCTGATTCTGAAGACATTGATACAATCGGTGGTTGGTTGCAAGCACATAACACAAACTTACAACAAAATGATTATGTCGATACTGAATATGATCGTTGGATTATATCAGAAGTCGATAATCATCAAATTATTACTGTTTTATTAGAAGTTGAATACAATGCAACACGTCCCACACCTGAAGATAATGAAGACAATGAAGATAACGATTAA
- the nagA gene encoding N-acetylglucosamine-6-phosphate deacetylase — protein MAEYVIENGRIYTEEEIIERGYIIVKNDKITDVGKGDYEGALTTYDAQGQHVLPGFIDIHMHGGYGEDAMDASYDGLKHLAESLLSEGTTSFLATTMTQSDENITKALENIIEYQKQQNVLKAADIVGIHLEGPFISEHKVGAQNPAYVQRPSIEKVQQFQKTANNQIKVITFAPEVEGAHETLEALHDQIRFSIGHTVATFDETNEAVARGAKHVTHLYNAGTPFEHREPGVFGAAWTNDSLSTELIVDGIHSHPTAIQIAYKQKGNTRFFLITDAMRAKGMPDGEYDLGGQNVIVKGSEARLASGALAGSILKMNEGLKNLIQYTGDSLDNLWRVTSLNQAIALNIESQKGSLKVGKDADIVIVDDEITVQTTIKAGEIHKFS, from the coding sequence ATGGCTGAATATGTGATTGAAAATGGGAGAATTTATACTGAAGAAGAAATAATAGAACGCGGATATATTATTGTTAAGAACGATAAAATTACTGATGTAGGCAAAGGGGATTATGAAGGTGCGTTAACAACTTATGATGCTCAAGGTCAGCATGTTTTACCAGGGTTTATAGATATTCATATGCACGGTGGCTATGGAGAAGATGCGATGGACGCATCATATGATGGATTGAAACATTTAGCAGAATCACTATTATCTGAAGGCACAACAAGTTTCTTAGCCACAACAATGACACAATCTGACGAGAATATTACAAAAGCATTAGAAAACATCATCGAATATCAGAAACAACAGAACGTTCTAAAAGCAGCCGACATCGTAGGCATACATTTAGAAGGACCATTTATTTCTGAACATAAAGTAGGAGCGCAAAACCCAGCCTATGTGCAAAGACCCTCTATAGAAAAAGTACAACAATTTCAAAAAACAGCTAACAACCAAATTAAAGTGATCACATTTGCTCCTGAGGTTGAAGGTGCTCACGAAACATTAGAGGCGTTACATGATCAAATACGTTTTTCTATTGGTCATACGGTTGCAACTTTTGATGAAACAAATGAAGCGGTAGCACGTGGCGCTAAACATGTGACGCATTTATATAATGCTGGAACTCCATTCGAGCATAGAGAACCAGGTGTTTTTGGTGCGGCATGGACCAATGATAGCTTAAGTACTGAACTTATCGTGGATGGTATTCATTCACACCCTACAGCGATTCAAATTGCTTATAAACAAAAGGGGAATACACGCTTTTTCTTAATTACTGATGCAATGAGAGCGAAAGGTATGCCAGATGGTGAATATGATTTAGGCGGACAAAACGTTATAGTAAAAGGTTCTGAAGCTCGATTAGCATCTGGTGCACTGGCGGGTAGCATACTGAAAATGAATGAAGGACTGAAAAATCTAATACAATATACGGGTGATTCACTAGATAATTTATGGCGAGTAACAAGTTTAAATCAAGCAATCGCATTAAATATTGAATCGCAAAAAGGGAGTTTGAAGGTCGGAAAAGACGCAGACATCGTTATAGTAGATGATGAAATTACAGTCCAAACTACTATAAAAGCAGGCGAAATACACAAATTTTCTTAA
- a CDS encoding PTS fructose transporter subunit IIABC, whose product MRITELLTKDTIAMDLSSTEKNGVIDELVNQLDKAGKLNNVTTFKEAIHNRESQSTTGIGEGIAIPHAKVAAVDTPAIAFGKSKTGVDYQSLDMQPAHLFFMIAAPEGGAQTHLDALAKLSGILMDEKVREDLLHANSPQEVLQIIDKADDEATEEEEAETQAAATTPATDSDEPYILAVTACPTGIAHTYMARDALKKQAEKMNVKIKVETNGSGGIKNHITDEDVRRATGVIVAADVNVETDRFDGKNVVEVPVADGIKRPEELINIAQDTSRKPFVAKGNHKASNQSGSNEKQGFGKTIYKHLMNGVSNMLPLVIAGGILMAIAFLFGPNSYDPNSSEYNAFAEQLWNIGNQSAFALIIPILAGYIARSIADKPGFAAGLVGGMLAISGDAGFIGGILAGFLAGYLTQGIKKLVSGLPQSLEGLKPTLIFPVLSVTITGLVMVYVLNPPASWLNNLLLNGLEGLSGTNIMLLGLVIGAMMAIDMGGPFNKAAYVFATAALTEGNAAPITAAMIGGMVPPIAIATAMLIFRKKFTKEQKGSIAPNYVMGLSFITEGAIPFAAADPLRVIPSMMVGSGVAGAIALGLGSSIQAPHGGIFVIVGTDFSHVIQSLIAIVIGSIVGAIIYGLLKPKVTEDEIQSS is encoded by the coding sequence ATGAGAATAACCGAGTTATTAACAAAAGATACAATTGCAATGGACCTTTCTTCAACAGAAAAAAATGGTGTTATTGATGAGTTAGTGAATCAACTCGATAAAGCGGGCAAACTCAATAATGTAACAACGTTTAAAGAAGCAATTCATAATCGTGAATCACAAAGTACTACAGGTATTGGTGAAGGTATCGCGATACCCCATGCAAAAGTAGCAGCAGTAGACACACCGGCGATTGCATTCGGCAAATCAAAAACAGGTGTTGATTATCAAAGTTTGGATATGCAACCTGCACATTTATTCTTTATGATTGCAGCGCCAGAAGGTGGGGCACAAACTCATTTAGATGCATTAGCTAAGCTATCAGGTATTTTAATGGACGAAAAAGTGCGTGAAGATTTACTTCACGCAAATTCTCCACAAGAAGTGCTTCAAATTATAGATAAAGCAGATGATGAAGCGACCGAAGAGGAAGAAGCAGAAACACAAGCAGCTGCGACTACACCAGCAACAGATTCGGATGAACCCTATATCTTAGCTGTTACGGCATGTCCAACAGGTATCGCACATACTTATATGGCTCGTGACGCTTTAAAAAAACAAGCTGAAAAAATGAACGTAAAAATAAAAGTTGAAACGAATGGTTCAGGGGGCATAAAAAACCACATTACTGATGAAGATGTTCGTCGCGCAACTGGCGTCATTGTTGCAGCAGATGTAAATGTGGAAACAGACCGTTTTGATGGTAAAAATGTTGTGGAAGTACCAGTTGCAGATGGTATTAAACGCCCTGAAGAACTGATCAATATAGCACAAGATACTTCTCGTAAACCATTTGTAGCTAAAGGCAATCATAAAGCATCAAATCAGTCTGGAAGTAATGAAAAACAAGGCTTTGGTAAAACAATTTATAAACACTTAATGAATGGTGTTTCCAATATGTTACCGCTTGTTATTGCCGGTGGTATTTTAATGGCAATCGCTTTCTTATTTGGACCAAACTCGTATGATCCAAATAGTTCTGAGTATAATGCATTTGCTGAACAATTATGGAATATTGGTAATCAGAGTGCCTTTGCGTTAATTATACCAATTCTCGCTGGTTATATTGCGCGTAGTATTGCAGATAAACCAGGTTTTGCAGCTGGTTTAGTTGGTGGTATGTTAGCAATTTCAGGTGATGCAGGTTTTATCGGAGGTATTCTTGCAGGTTTCTTAGCAGGTTATTTAACACAAGGTATTAAGAAACTTGTCAGCGGGTTACCTCAATCATTAGAAGGTTTGAAACCTACATTAATTTTCCCAGTATTATCAGTAACAATCACAGGTTTAGTAATGGTTTATGTATTAAACCCTCCAGCGTCGTGGTTGAATAATTTACTACTTAATGGTTTAGAAGGTTTATCAGGAACGAATATTATGCTCTTAGGATTAGTCATTGGTGCAATGATGGCTATCGATATGGGTGGACCATTTAATAAAGCAGCATACGTATTTGCGACTGCAGCGTTAACAGAAGGCAATGCTGCACCAATTACAGCTGCAATGATTGGTGGTATGGTACCACCAATCGCAATTGCAACAGCGATGTTAATTTTCCGCAAGAAATTTACTAAAGAGCAAAAAGGTTCTATCGCACCAAACTATGTAATGGGATTATCTTTCATTACAGAAGGAGCAATTCCGTTTGCAGCAGCTGATCCACTAAGAGTTATTCCATCAATGATGGTGGGTTCAGGGGTTGCAGGTGCAATCGCATTAGGACTAGGTTCTTCAATTCAAGCGCCACACGGTGGTATCTTTGTGATAGTAGGTACTGATTTCAGTCACGTGATACAATCACTTATTGCAATTGTTATAGGATCAATCGTAGGTGCAATCATTTATGGATTGTTAAAACCAAAAGTGACGGAAGACGAAATACAAAGTTCTTAA
- the pfkB gene encoding 1-phosphofructokinase, whose amino-acid sequence MIYTVTFNPSIDYIMFSNEFELNGLNRATETNKFAGGKGINVSRVLKTLGVQSTALGFTGGFPGRFIEETLKQAEIDTDFVHVDEDTRINVKLKTGHETEINAPGPNITQLQFEALLTQISSTSEHDTVIVAGSIPKSVPANAYEQIAEITQDTGAKLVVDAEKELVESVLKYHPLFIKPNKDELEVMFDTTINSDKEVMNYGREILKMGATSVIISLGGDGAVYVDKQHSYKALVPNGQVVNTVGSGDSTVAGMVAGLNSGLSIKEAFKQAVSAGTATAFNDDLATRTSIENIKSQVMITTLGGSE is encoded by the coding sequence ATGATTTATACAGTAACCTTTAATCCTTCTATTGATTACATTATGTTTTCAAATGAATTTGAACTTAATGGGTTAAACAGAGCAACTGAAACAAATAAATTTGCAGGTGGTAAGGGCATAAATGTTTCAAGAGTTTTAAAAACATTAGGTGTTCAATCTACAGCGTTAGGTTTTACTGGGGGATTTCCAGGTCGATTTATTGAAGAAACATTAAAGCAAGCAGAAATTGATACAGATTTTGTGCATGTTGATGAAGATACGCGTATTAACGTCAAATTGAAAACAGGTCATGAAACAGAAATTAACGCGCCAGGACCTAATATAACTCAATTACAATTCGAAGCCTTATTAACACAAATCAGCAGTACTTCAGAACACGATACAGTTATTGTTGCGGGTAGCATTCCTAAAAGTGTACCTGCTAACGCATACGAACAAATTGCGGAAATCACACAAGATACAGGCGCGAAACTTGTCGTTGATGCTGAAAAAGAACTCGTTGAATCTGTTTTGAAATATCACCCTTTATTTATCAAGCCAAATAAAGATGAATTAGAAGTGATGTTCGATACGACTATCAATTCAGATAAAGAAGTAATGAATTACGGCCGTGAAATTTTGAAAATGGGCGCGACTTCAGTCATTATTTCTCTCGGTGGAGATGGAGCTGTGTACGTAGACAAGCAACATAGTTACAAAGCACTTGTACCAAATGGTCAAGTAGTAAATACAGTAGGCTCAGGTGATAGTACTGTAGCGGGGATGGTTGCAGGGCTAAATTCTGGTTTATCTATTAAAGAAGCATTTAAACAGGCTGTATCGGCTGGGACGGCAACAGCATTTAACGATGACTTGGCAACGAGGACGTCTATTGAAAATATTAAATCACAAGTAATGATTACAACATTAGGTGGGAGTGAATAA
- a CDS encoding DeoR/GlpR family DNA-binding transcription regulator, giving the protein MITEKRHELILAELSQKDFLTLQELIDRTGSSASTVRRDLSKLQQMGKLKRIHGGAKLNQSSLLEPNLADKRSTNLREKQEIGRLAASQIDDDDCVFLDAGSTTLEMIPYINANDIIVVTNGLTHVEELLKRGIRTLILGGEVKATTFATVGASALKTLNRYRFDKVFLGMNGIDMKYGLTTPDEQEAIIKHHAMELGTQVYVLVDHAKYEKVYFAHVPLLENVALVTSAKAMQGVTFQYYAEKYNFIGGTL; this is encoded by the coding sequence ATGATCACGGAAAAACGCCACGAGTTAATATTGGCTGAATTGTCACAAAAAGACTTTTTAACACTACAAGAATTGATTGATCGAACAGGTAGTAGTGCCTCAACAGTTCGTCGCGATTTATCAAAATTGCAACAAATGGGAAAGTTAAAAAGAATACATGGTGGCGCAAAGCTAAATCAATCATCTTTGTTAGAACCTAATTTGGCTGATAAAAGAAGTACTAATCTAAGAGAAAAACAAGAAATTGGGAGATTAGCAGCGAGCCAAATAGATGATGACGATTGTGTGTTTTTAGATGCGGGTTCAACAACTTTAGAAATGATTCCATATATTAATGCAAATGACATTATTGTAGTGACAAATGGTTTGACGCACGTAGAAGAATTATTAAAACGAGGTATTAGAACACTCATTCTTGGTGGAGAAGTGAAAGCAACAACATTTGCGACAGTAGGTGCGAGTGCACTGAAGACGCTGAATCGATATCGTTTTGATAAAGTGTTTCTCGGTATGAACGGTATTGACATGAAATATGGACTGACTACACCAGATGAACAAGAAGCAATCATAAAGCACCATGCTATGGAATTAGGAACGCAAGTTTATGTATTAGTAGACCATGCTAAATATGAAAAAGTATATTTCGCACATGTGCCTTTACTAGAGAATGTGGCGTTAGTCACTTCTGCAAAAGCGATGCAAGGCGTGACTTTTCAATATTATGCTGAAAAATATAATTTTATTGGAGGAACATTATGA
- the ybaK gene encoding Cys-tRNA(Pro) deacylase, translated as MKEVKTNAMRMLDRLKIEYCVNTYEVSESHMDGKTVAEKVGVDVSQVYKTLVLENAKHAHFVFIIPVNASLDMKSAAQAVNEKKLQLMPLDDLKKVTGYVRGGCSPIGMKRQFPTIIDRQVEEIDAIYVSGGARGTQIKIDVAHLIRTTRAKVKK; from the coding sequence ATGAAGGAAGTTAAAACAAATGCAATGCGTATGCTCGATCGCTTGAAAATTGAGTATTGCGTCAATACTTACGAGGTATCAGAAAGTCATATGGATGGAAAGACTGTAGCTGAAAAAGTCGGCGTAGATGTATCACAAGTTTATAAAACACTCGTGTTAGAAAATGCTAAACATGCGCACTTTGTATTTATTATTCCTGTAAATGCCTCTCTTGATATGAAGTCAGCAGCGCAAGCAGTTAATGAAAAGAAATTACAGTTAATGCCACTTGATGATTTAAAAAAAGTGACTGGCTACGTCCGTGGCGGTTGTTCTCCGATTGGTATGAAACGGCAATTCCCAACAATTATTGATCGACAAGTTGAAGAAATAGATGCTATCTATGTCAGTGGTGGAGCACGTGGTACACAAATTAAAATAGATGTAGCGCATTTAATTAGAACAACACGAGCCAAAGTTAAAAAGTGA
- the galU gene encoding UTP--glucose-1-phosphate uridylyltransferase GalU: MKKIKKAIIPAAGLGTRFLPATKAMPKEMLPILDKPTIQYIVEEAARAGIEDIIIVTGKHKRAIEDHFDNQKELEMILQDKGKTDLLEKVKYSTELANIFYVRQKEQKGLGHAIYSARQFIGDEPFAVLLGDDIVESDNPAIKQLIEAYEETGKSVIGVQEVEEDQTHRYGIIDPLEKSGRKYEVKEFVEKPKQGTAPSNLAIMGRYVLTADIFDYLKTQSKGAGGEIQLTDAIERLNKHDQVYAYDFEGDRFDVGEKLGFVKTTIEFALKDESMHEELTRFIKNLDLDK, encoded by the coding sequence TTGAAAAAGATAAAAAAAGCAATCATACCTGCAGCTGGCTTAGGAACAAGATTTTTACCAGCTACGAAAGCTATGCCAAAAGAAATGTTACCTATATTAGATAAACCTACAATCCAATACATAGTAGAAGAAGCAGCACGAGCAGGCATCGAAGATATCATTATAGTTACTGGTAAACATAAACGTGCAATTGAAGACCATTTTGATAATCAAAAAGAATTAGAAATGATTTTACAAGATAAAGGAAAAACGGACTTACTAGAAAAAGTAAAATATTCTACAGAACTTGCTAATATATTTTATGTAAGACAAAAAGAGCAAAAAGGTTTAGGTCATGCTATTTATTCTGCACGCCAATTTATAGGTGATGAGCCATTTGCGGTGCTTTTAGGTGATGATATTGTTGAATCTGATAATCCAGCCATTAAGCAATTGATAGAAGCTTATGAAGAAACTGGAAAGTCTGTGATCGGCGTACAAGAAGTAGAAGAAGACCAAACACATCGCTATGGTATTATCGATCCATTAGAAAAATCAGGTAGAAAATATGAAGTGAAAGAATTCGTTGAAAAACCGAAACAAGGCACTGCGCCGTCTAATTTAGCAATTATGGGTCGCTATGTTCTTACAGCTGATATTTTTGATTATTTAAAAACTCAAAGCAAAGGTGCAGGTGGAGAAATTCAACTTACGGACGCAATTGAAAGATTAAATAAACACGATCAAGTTTATGCTTACGACTTTGAAGGTGATCGATTCGATGTAGGTGAAAAATTAGGTTTTGTGAAAACTACAATTGAATTTGCTTTAAAAGATGAATCTATGCATGAAGAATTAACTCGTTTTATAAAAAACTTAGACTTAGATAAATAA
- the norA gene encoding multidrug efflux MFS transporter NorA, translating into MNKQFVILYFNIFLVFLGIGLVVPVLPVYLKDLGLKGSDLGVLVAVFALAQMVISPFGGTLADKLGKKLIICIGLGLFAISEFLFAASHTFSLLIVSRILGGFSAGMVMPGVTGMIADISIGKDKAKNFGYMSAIINSGFILGPGIGGFLAEFSHRLPFYVAGFSGCLALLLSIILIKNPKNETQDGFTVYQPELLTKIDWKVFLTPITLTLVLAFGLSAFETLFPLYTADKAHYSPLDISFAITGGGILGAVFQVFFFDKFMKHFKELTFINYSLIYSAIVLLALTFVDGYWSIMVISFIVFIGFDMIRPAITNYFSNIAGDRQGFAGGLNSTFTSMGNFIGPLVAGTLYDVNFEYPLYMAVAVMILGMFVILVEKMIRTNLRKS; encoded by the coding sequence GTGAATAAGCAATTTGTAATTTTATATTTTAATATTTTCCTAGTCTTTTTAGGTATTGGTTTAGTTGTTCCAGTTCTTCCTGTTTATTTGAAAGATTTAGGATTAAAAGGTAGCGATTTAGGGGTTCTTGTTGCCGTCTTTGCATTAGCTCAAATGGTTATTTCGCCATTTGGTGGGACGTTAGCAGATAAATTAGGAAAGAAATTAATTATTTGTATTGGGTTAGGACTTTTTGCAATATCAGAATTCTTGTTTGCCGCTAGTCATACTTTCTCACTCTTAATTGTGTCTAGAATTCTTGGTGGGTTCAGTGCTGGTATGGTTATGCCTGGTGTTACTGGAATGATTGCAGATATTTCAATAGGTAAAGATAAAGCTAAGAATTTTGGCTATATGTCAGCAATTATTAACTCTGGCTTTATTTTAGGGCCAGGTATAGGTGGCTTTCTTGCAGAATTTTCTCATAGGCTACCATTTTACGTAGCAGGATTTAGTGGCTGTTTAGCATTACTGCTTTCTATTATCTTGATTAAAAATCCTAAAAACGAAACACAAGATGGATTTACAGTGTATCAACCTGAATTACTTACAAAAATTGATTGGAAAGTCTTCCTTACACCAATCACCTTAACACTTGTGCTCGCTTTTGGATTATCAGCATTTGAAACATTATTCCCATTATATACAGCAGATAAAGCACATTATTCACCTTTAGATATTTCATTTGCAATTACAGGTGGGGGTATATTAGGTGCTGTATTCCAAGTATTCTTCTTTGATAAATTTATGAAACATTTTAAAGAACTCACATTTATCAATTATTCGTTGATATATTCAGCAATTGTATTACTCGCTTTGACATTTGTGGATGGTTATTGGTCTATCATGGTAATCAGCTTTATTGTGTTTATTGGTTTTGATATGATTAGACCTGCAATCACGAATTATTTTTCTAATATTGCAGGAGATCGTCAAGGTTTTGCAGGTGGTTTAAATTCCACTTTTACGAGTATGGGGAATTTTATAGGACCTTTAGTGGCTGGGACGTTATATGACGTTAACTTTGAATATCCTTTATATATGGCAGTTGCAGTAATGATACTTGGTATGTTTGTTATACTAGTTGAAAAAATGATAAGAACGAATCTTAGAAAATCATAA
- a CDS encoding PPC domain-containing DNA-binding protein, whose translation MVYQVDGKTIVLVLERGEDIVEAVTDIAKEQGGKFGTVSGIGACDDVELNFYNIDTKTYEKKSFEEPLELISLLGNISHIDDKPFAHLHATFGTNTYATLSGHLTKAVVSATAEIVITMTDLDINRKHDEAIGLNLLNL comes from the coding sequence ATGGTATATCAAGTTGACGGAAAGACAATTGTGCTTGTTTTAGAACGTGGCGAAGACATTGTAGAAGCAGTGACAGATATAGCTAAAGAACAAGGCGGTAAATTCGGTACAGTAAGTGGCATTGGTGCTTGTGATGATGTAGAACTTAATTTTTATAACATCGACACTAAAACTTATGAGAAAAAATCCTTTGAAGAACCATTAGAATTAATTAGTCTTTTAGGTAATATCTCTCACATCGATGACAAACCATTTGCGCATTTACATGCAACCTTTGGGACTAATACTTACGCAACACTTAGTGGTCATTTAACGAAAGCGGTCGTTTCAGCTACAGCCGAAATTGTAATCACTATGACCGACTTAGATATTAACCGTAAACATGATGAAGCAATTGGACTTAATTTATTAAATTTATAA
- a CDS encoding DUF1361 domain-containing protein, whose product MKARYIARTVFLILIIISIFFNDYYQFMTLNLFLAYVPFELCLLLNLFKPVHKYEWPLFIIFALIFLFMVPNTLYMVTDLIHLNQFTFNFYQGLILVEWAYFTFLVSAVLLALYLLILMFLEMEKFTPYLWLNRTIIIAMMFLNGLGIYIGRFLRLHSVYLINEPLRIINKVWSNLNLEAICFVLLLVVLQGILILFAKGVRSAR is encoded by the coding sequence ATGAAGGCTCGTTATATCGCTAGAACGGTATTTCTAATATTAATCATTATTTCTATTTTCTTTAATGATTACTATCAATTTATGACTTTAAATTTATTTCTAGCATATGTGCCATTTGAACTATGCTTACTCTTAAATCTATTTAAACCTGTACATAAATATGAATGGCCACTATTTATTATTTTTGCTCTTATTTTCTTATTTATGGTGCCTAACACACTTTATATGGTTACAGATTTAATTCACTTAAATCAATTTACATTCAATTTCTATCAAGGTTTAATATTAGTAGAATGGGCATATTTCACTTTTCTAGTATCAGCAGTGTTACTTGCATTGTATTTATTAATTTTAATGTTTTTAGAAATGGAAAAATTCACGCCTTACCTCTGGTTAAATAGAACAATAATCATTGCAATGATGTTTTTAAACGGTTTAGGCATTTATATTGGACGTTTCTTACGTTTACATTCAGTCTACCTTATTAATGAACCGCTTCGCATTATCAATAAAGTATGGTCAAATTTAAATCTTGAAGCAATATGCTTTGTGCTGTTGCTTGTAGTATTACAAGGCATATTAATTTTATTTGCGAAAGGGGTACGAAGTGCAAGATGA